Proteins encoded by one window of Sinorhizobium arboris LMG 14919:
- a CDS encoding type II toxin-antitoxin system VapB family antitoxin: protein MPINVNNPEADALTRKFAHMAGVSITEAIVIAMKEAIERRRNLETPLQTARRLREKHGIALSNAARKPLPREAFDAMWDES, encoded by the coding sequence GTGCCGATCAATGTCAACAACCCCGAGGCGGATGCCCTGACGCGCAAATTTGCGCACATGGCCGGGGTCAGCATCACCGAGGCGATCGTCATCGCCATGAAGGAGGCGATTGAGCGCCGGCGAAACCTGGAAACGCCGCTGCAGACTGCAAGAAGGCTCCGGGAGAAACACGGCATCGCGCTCAGCAATGCCGCGAGGAAACCGCTCCCGCGAGAGGCCTTTGACGCGATGTGGGACGAAAGCTGA
- a CDS encoding type II toxin-antitoxin system VapC family toxin has translation MFVDACAIIALLSDEPEAGRVSDAIASSPSPMTSPVAVLEAALGLARPDKFNLPVDAVEPVLLEFLEERGIEVHDLPPARETTRLALSAAHHLGDCLHYACAKYQGVPILATDDEFRQTDLEIVP, from the coding sequence ATGTTCGTCGATGCATGTGCCATCATCGCGTTGCTGTCGGACGAACCGGAGGCTGGCCGCGTTTCCGACGCTATCGCGTCTTCGCCGAGCCCGATGACCTCCCCGGTTGCGGTACTCGAGGCTGCCCTTGGCCTTGCCCGCCCCGACAAATTCAACCTCCCGGTCGATGCGGTCGAACCCGTTCTTCTCGAGTTTCTCGAAGAGCGCGGCATTGAGGTCCATGACCTGCCGCCGGCAAGAGAAACCACCCGCCTCGCGCTTTCCGCCGCACACCACCTCGGTGACTGCCTGCATTATGCCTGCGCCAAGTACCAGGGCGTACCGATCCTGGCCACTGACGACGAGTTTCGGCAGACCGATCTTGAGATCGTGCCCTGA
- a CDS encoding DUF1062 domain-containing protein: MCNTLQVRWTIIPVIPPRPWVACSGCGGLRAFQSSNKIRLNANGRKLDAWLIYKCLTCDRTWNRPIFERRNVRNISPAVLDALQSNDPSWIRAETFNLEALRRKSQRIDEFSDFEVRKELLNEAADWEHLEIELSVPLPSSTRLDRLLALELRISRSQLSALHQNALLRTKPDRSDILRRRIRSGIRVTVDLSAMADRDLVWKPAALGKTS; this comes from the coding sequence ATGTGCAATACACTTCAGGTCCGCTGGACCATCATTCCCGTAATTCCACCTCGGCCCTGGGTCGCATGCAGCGGCTGCGGAGGCCTTAGAGCCTTCCAAAGCAGCAACAAGATCAGGCTCAATGCCAATGGTCGGAAGCTTGATGCATGGCTTATCTACAAGTGCCTGACGTGTGACAGGACATGGAACCGCCCAATATTCGAACGCCGGAATGTTCGCAACATCAGTCCGGCTGTCCTCGACGCGCTACAATCCAACGATCCCTCTTGGATTCGAGCGGAGACTTTCAATCTCGAAGCGCTCAGGCGGAAGTCGCAAAGGATTGATGAGTTTTCCGATTTCGAGGTCCGAAAGGAGCTGCTGAACGAGGCCGCTGATTGGGAGCATTTGGAAATCGAGCTTTCGGTTCCATTGCCGAGCAGCACGCGCCTGGATCGCTTGCTTGCCTTGGAGCTAAGGATCTCGCGTTCTCAGTTGAGCGCACTCCATCAGAACGCTTTGCTTCGGACGAAACCAGACCGCTCCGATATCTTACGACGGCGGATCAGGAGCGGCATTCGGGTAACCGTGGATCTTTCAGCTATGGCCGACAGAGATCTGGTGTGGAAGCCGGCTGCTCTTGGAAAGACTTCGTAG
- a CDS encoding AraC family transcriptional regulator → MLDHSSKTSPSASEDFLSELLRGLRLDGVDYVRCELTAPWGISFPAQEAARFHFICGDCWLRVADGDWIELKRGDAVLLPRGGAHALASAPGEKLSPLEAYSVQKVCHRVYDVCGGGRGETTILFCGSLRFNMDAMHPLLRMMPDVMRIDALTASEPAIPHMLDAMAREVGASRVGSGGVLARLADVLAALIIRSWVEHGCGNTNGWVAAVRHPGLGRVIAAMHLDPEKAWSVDSLAKLMGASRSGFAQQFAAVVGETPARYLTQVRMHQARQWLTRDRMRISVVARRLGYDSEASFSRAFKRVIGLPPSHYRGSEPAEAPTFTVGEG, encoded by the coding sequence ATGCTTGATCATTCGTCCAAAACTTCGCCTTCCGCTTCGGAGGATTTTCTCAGCGAACTCCTGCGCGGATTGCGCCTCGACGGCGTCGATTACGTCCGTTGCGAATTGACCGCGCCCTGGGGAATTTCATTTCCGGCGCAGGAGGCGGCGCGCTTCCACTTCATCTGCGGAGACTGCTGGCTGCGGGTAGCCGACGGAGACTGGATCGAACTGAAGCGCGGCGATGCGGTGCTTTTGCCGCGCGGCGGCGCGCATGCGCTGGCGAGCGCGCCCGGCGAGAAGCTGTCGCCGCTCGAAGCCTACTCGGTCCAGAAGGTATGCCATCGCGTCTACGATGTCTGCGGGGGCGGGCGCGGTGAGACCACCATCCTTTTCTGCGGCAGCCTGCGGTTCAACATGGATGCCATGCATCCGTTGCTGCGCATGATGCCCGACGTGATGCGCATCGACGCGCTGACGGCCAGCGAGCCGGCGATCCCGCACATGCTCGACGCCATGGCGCGGGAAGTCGGCGCCAGCCGCGTCGGCTCCGGCGGCGTGCTGGCGCGGCTCGCCGACGTGCTTGCGGCGCTCATCATCCGCTCCTGGGTGGAGCACGGATGCGGCAATACCAACGGCTGGGTGGCGGCGGTCCGCCACCCAGGACTCGGCCGCGTCATCGCGGCCATGCACCTCGACCCGGAGAAAGCCTGGTCAGTCGATTCCCTCGCCAAGCTCATGGGCGCCTCGCGCTCCGGCTTCGCCCAGCAGTTCGCCGCCGTGGTCGGCGAGACGCCGGCCCGTTACCTCACACAGGTGCGCATGCACCAGGCACGGCAATGGCTGACCCGCGACCGCATGCGCATCTCCGTCGTCGCGCGCCGCCTCGGCTACGATTCGGAGGCCTCGTTCAGCCGCGCCTTCAAGCGTGTGATCGGCCTGCCGCCAAGCCACTATCGCGGCTCCGAACCGGCAGAAGCACCGACATTTACCGTCGGCGAGGGCTGA
- a CDS encoding MFS transporter — protein MTDSATTLDASFIPESEERIDPAWAGVGSLALGVFGLVTAEFLPVSILTPMAADLGISTGTAGQAVTATAVVGAVAGLTIAIATRRFDRRLVLWGFTLALIASSLLAACATNLAMLLAARVVLGIGLGGFWSMMAAIALRLVPMSLVPRAMSIVFTGVSVATVCAAPIGAYIGDLWGWRAAFLMAAAVGAVTLIVQMATIPRLPPQSAPSLKLLFDLMRVPSIRIGIITVLLFVSGHFAGFTYVRPFLENVPEFGIEAISLILLAYGIGGFFGNLAGGLIIERSITAAVSIGTLLIAAMAFALVTFGSLDVVSAVAVTVWGFAFGALPVAVQTWMVRAAPDHAESTGGLIVATFQVGIASGAVLGGLFVDGFGPLGAITYCSAATLASGLYVMATRRSIAV, from the coding sequence ATGACAGATTCAGCGACCACCCTGGACGCCAGTTTCATACCGGAAAGCGAGGAGCGCATCGATCCGGCATGGGCCGGGGTCGGCTCCCTCGCGCTTGGCGTGTTCGGCCTCGTCACCGCAGAATTCCTCCCCGTCAGCATTCTGACGCCGATGGCCGCCGATCTCGGGATCAGCACGGGCACGGCCGGCCAGGCGGTGACGGCGACAGCCGTCGTCGGCGCGGTCGCCGGGCTGACGATCGCCATTGCCACGCGCCGGTTCGACCGCCGGCTCGTGCTTTGGGGCTTCACCCTGGCGCTGATCGCCTCCAGCCTGCTTGCGGCTTGCGCCACCAATCTCGCCATGCTCCTTGCCGCACGCGTCGTCCTCGGCATCGGGCTCGGCGGCTTCTGGTCGATGATGGCGGCAATCGCCTTGCGACTCGTGCCGATGTCGCTGGTGCCGCGCGCCATGTCGATCGTCTTCACCGGCGTCTCGGTGGCAACCGTCTGCGCGGCACCCATAGGCGCCTATATCGGCGATCTCTGGGGCTGGCGCGCCGCATTCCTGATGGCCGCGGCGGTCGGTGCCGTAACGCTGATCGTGCAAATGGCGACCATACCGCGGCTGCCGCCGCAATCGGCCCCCAGCCTGAAGCTCCTCTTCGACCTCATGCGCGTGCCGAGCATCCGCATCGGGATCATCACTGTTCTGCTTTTTGTCTCGGGCCATTTCGCCGGCTTCACCTATGTGCGCCCGTTCCTCGAAAACGTCCCGGAGTTCGGGATCGAGGCGATCTCGCTGATCCTGCTGGCTTACGGCATCGGCGGCTTCTTCGGCAATCTCGCCGGCGGGCTCATCATCGAACGCAGCATCACGGCGGCCGTCAGCATCGGAACGCTGCTCATCGCGGCGATGGCGTTTGCCCTCGTGACCTTCGGTTCGCTCGATGTCGTGTCGGCCGTGGCGGTGACCGTCTGGGGCTTCGCATTCGGGGCGCTGCCGGTCGCCGTCCAGACCTGGATGGTGCGAGCCGCGCCCGACCATGCGGAAAGCACGGGCGGCCTCATCGTCGCGACCTTCCAGGTCGGCATCGCCAGCGGCGCCGTCCTTGGCGGGCTCTTCGTGGACGGCTTCGGCCCGCTCGGCGCCATCACCTATTGCTCCGCAGCGACGCTCGCGAGCGGGCTCTATGTCATGGCCACGCGGCGCAGCATAGCGGTCTGA
- the mtnA gene encoding S-methyl-5-thioribose-1-phosphate isomerase: MKVGERHYHTIWLNEDGRSIDIIDQRWLPHDLRVVTLKTVADVALAISDMWVRGAPLIGVTAAYGVAIAMAKNPSNTHLDAVWDELHETRPTAINLRWALDAMRDHLRPLPEAERADAAYERAAEIAEEDVKLNRAIGANGLKVIREIAAEKKPGEPVRILTHCNAGWLATVDYGTATAPIYMAVEEGIPVHVYVDETRPRNQGAYLTAWEMSSHGVPHTLIVDNAGGHLMQHGDVDMVIVGTDRTTANGDVCNKIGTYLKALAARDNGVPFYVALPSPTIDWTVHDGVKEIPIEERPGDEVSFVQGRAFDGSIASVRISPEGSPAANPAFDVTPARLITGLITERGIATPSPEGLIALFPERR; this comes from the coding sequence GTGAAAGTCGGAGAACGTCATTACCACACGATCTGGCTCAACGAGGATGGCCGCTCCATCGACATCATCGACCAGCGCTGGCTGCCGCACGACTTGCGTGTCGTGACGCTGAAGACTGTCGCCGACGTGGCCCTCGCCATCAGCGACATGTGGGTGCGCGGCGCGCCGCTGATCGGCGTCACCGCCGCCTACGGCGTTGCCATCGCCATGGCGAAGAACCCATCGAATACGCATCTTGATGCCGTCTGGGACGAGCTTCACGAAACGCGACCGACCGCCATCAACCTGCGTTGGGCCCTCGACGCAATGCGGGACCATCTGCGCCCGCTGCCGGAAGCAGAACGCGCGGACGCCGCCTACGAGCGCGCCGCGGAAATCGCGGAAGAGGACGTCAAACTCAACCGGGCTATCGGCGCGAACGGTCTCAAGGTCATCCGCGAAATCGCCGCAGAGAAGAAGCCGGGCGAGCCGGTTCGCATCCTCACCCACTGCAATGCCGGCTGGCTGGCGACCGTCGATTACGGAACCGCGACGGCGCCGATCTACATGGCGGTCGAGGAAGGCATACCGGTGCACGTCTATGTCGACGAGACGCGGCCGCGCAACCAGGGCGCCTATCTCACCGCCTGGGAGATGAGCAGCCATGGCGTGCCGCACACGTTGATCGTCGACAATGCCGGCGGGCATCTCATGCAACACGGCGACGTGGACATGGTGATCGTCGGCACCGACCGCACCACGGCCAATGGCGACGTCTGCAACAAGATCGGCACCTACCTCAAGGCACTCGCCGCACGGGACAACGGCGTGCCCTTCTATGTCGCCCTGCCGTCACCCACGATCGACTGGACGGTCCATGACGGGGTCAAGGAAATTCCGATCGAGGAACGGCCCGGCGACGAGGTGAGCTTCGTGCAGGGACGCGCCTTCGACGGCTCCATCGCCAGTGTGCGCATCTCGCCGGAGGGCAGTCCCGCGGCAAATCCCGCCTTCGACGTGACGCCCGCGCGCCTGATCACCGGTCTCATCACTGAGCGCGGTATCGCCACGCCCTCACCGGAAGGGCTTATAGCGCTCTTTCCCGAACGGCGTTGA
- the mtnK gene encoding S-methyl-5-thioribose kinase — MDKQVFEALSAETLPHRLGGNSALREKIGEDASRWTVQEVGDGNLNLVFIVTGSKGTAVVKQALPYVRLVGESWPLPLKRSFFEYHALVRQAARAPGMVPEIFFFDETQALIVMEYLTPHVILRRALIDGRELPNIGCDLGLFAARTLFRGSDLSMATREKKADLALFADNVELCDITENLVFSDPYFEAELNRHTAPQLDPIVKELRSDRDLKVEAQRLKHLFSAKAETLCHGDLHTGSVMVTDAETRVIDPEFAFYGPISFDVGMLLANFWMSYFSQSGQEGATGARNSMRAYLLETIETIWETFRSEFARLWRTERMGILYQARVFEDRNDPLGAEQALNIVIDEIWREMLGFAGIEIHRRILGLAHNADFETIADPDRRAACESKALKLGRHLAVNRHRIHSLRDIRATAERLQKETLA; from the coding sequence ATGGACAAGCAAGTCTTCGAGGCGCTCAGCGCCGAGACACTGCCGCACCGGCTCGGCGGCAATTCCGCGCTCAGGGAGAAGATCGGCGAGGACGCCTCGCGCTGGACCGTCCAGGAGGTCGGCGACGGCAATCTCAACCTCGTGTTCATCGTCACGGGCAGCAAGGGCACGGCGGTCGTCAAGCAGGCCCTGCCCTATGTGCGCCTTGTCGGCGAGAGCTGGCCGCTGCCTCTGAAACGCTCCTTCTTCGAGTACCACGCGCTGGTGCGCCAGGCTGCGCGTGCTCCCGGTATGGTGCCGGAGATCTTCTTCTTCGACGAGACGCAGGCGCTGATCGTCATGGAGTATCTGACGCCGCACGTCATCCTGCGTCGCGCGCTGATCGATGGACGCGAACTGCCCAATATAGGCTGCGATCTCGGCCTTTTTGCCGCCCGCACGCTTTTCCGCGGTTCGGACCTTTCCATGGCGACACGCGAAAAGAAAGCGGACCTGGCGCTCTTTGCCGACAATGTCGAGCTGTGCGACATCACGGAAAACCTTGTCTTTTCCGACCCTTATTTCGAAGCCGAACTCAATCGCCACACCGCGCCGCAGCTCGACCCGATCGTGAAGGAGCTTCGCTCCGACCGCGATCTCAAGGTCGAGGCGCAGCGGCTGAAGCATCTCTTCTCCGCCAAGGCGGAAACGCTCTGCCACGGCGACCTGCATACCGGCTCGGTGATGGTCACGGACGCTGAGACCCGCGTCATAGACCCAGAGTTCGCCTTCTACGGACCGATCAGCTTCGACGTCGGCATGCTCCTCGCCAATTTCTGGATGAGCTACTTCTCGCAGAGCGGCCAGGAGGGCGCGACCGGCGCGCGCAACAGCATGCGCGCCTATCTGCTCGAGACGATCGAAACGATCTGGGAAACGTTCCGCTCGGAATTCGCCCGACTCTGGCGGACCGAGCGCATGGGCATCCTCTATCAGGCGCGCGTTTTCGAGGACAGGAACGACCCGCTCGGCGCCGAGCAGGCGCTCAACATCGTCATCGACGAGATCTGGCGCGAGATGCTGGGCTTTGCCGGAATTGAGATCCACCGCCGCATTCTCGGCCTCGCCCACAATGCCGATTTCGAAACGATTGCCGATCCCGACCGCCGCGCCGCCTGCGAAAGCAAGGCGTTGAAGCTCGGACGTCATCTCGCCGTCAACCGGCATCGCATCCACAGCCTCAGGGATATCCGCGCCACGGCGGAGCGGCTTCAGAAGGAGACACTCGCGTGA